Proteins encoded together in one Flavobacterium keumense window:
- the rplA gene encoding 50S ribosomal protein L1: MAKLTKKQKEAASKIEKNKLYTLRDAAALIKVVASAKFDESVDIAVRLGVDPRKANQMVRGVVTLPHGTGKDVRVLALVTPDKEAEAKAAGADHVGLDDYLQKIKDGWTDIDVIITMPAVMGKLGPLGRVLGPRGLMPNPKTGTVTMDVAKAVQEVKAGKIDFKVDKTGIVHAGIGKVSFDADKIYDNAHEIIQTLIKLKPTAAKGTYIKGIHLTSTMSPAIALDPKAV, encoded by the coding sequence ATGGCAAAATTGACAAAAAAGCAAAAAGAGGCTGCTTCAAAAATTGAAAAGAACAAACTATATACTTTGAGAGATGCTGCGGCGTTGATTAAAGTTGTAGCTTCTGCAAAATTTGATGAGTCTGTTGATATCGCAGTACGTTTAGGTGTTGATCCTAGAAAAGCGAATCAAATGGTTAGAGGTGTTGTAACATTACCTCATGGAACAGGAAAAGATGTACGAGTATTAGCTCTTGTAACACCTGATAAAGAAGCTGAAGCTAAAGCAGCTGGTGCAGACCACGTTGGTTTAGATGACTATCTTCAAAAAATAAAAGATGGTTGGACTGATATTGATGTAATCATCACTATGCCTGCTGTTATGGGTAAATTGGGTCCATTAGGTCGTGTTTTAGGACCTAGAGGTTTAATGCCAAATCCAAAGACAGGTACGGTAACTATGGATGTTGCAAAAGCAGTTCAAGAAGTTAAAGCTGGTAAAATCGATTTTAAAGTTGATAAAACTGGTATTGTACATGCAGGTATAGGTAAAGTATCTTTTGATGCTGATAAAATCTATGACAATGCACACGAAATTATTCAAACATTAATCAAACTTAAACCAACTGCTGCAAAAGGTACCTATATTAAAGGTATTCACCTTACAAGCACAATGAGTCCTGCAATTGCATTGGATCCAAAAGCAGTATAA
- the nusG gene encoding transcription termination/antitermination protein NusG, whose amino-acid sequence MTDNNIKKWYVVRAVSGQENKVKTYIETEIARLGMGDYVSQVLVPTEKIVTVKDGKKIAKDKVYFPGYVMIEANLVGEIPHIIKSITSVIGFLGETKNGEPVPLRVAEVNRMLGKVDELAVSTDTQAIPFSLGETVKVIDGPFNGFNGTVEKINEEKRKLEVMVKIFGRKTPLELSFMQVEKV is encoded by the coding sequence ATGACAGATAATAATATCAAAAAATGGTATGTTGTTCGCGCGGTAAGCGGTCAAGAGAATAAGGTGAAAACTTATATTGAGACTGAAATCGCTCGTTTGGGAATGGGAGATTATGTTTCTCAAGTATTAGTCCCAACAGAGAAGATTGTAACTGTTAAAGATGGTAAAAAAATAGCCAAGGATAAAGTGTATTTTCCTGGTTATGTTATGATTGAAGCTAATTTAGTTGGAGAGATTCCACATATAATAAAGTCTATTACTAGTGTTATTGGGTTTTTAGGAGAAACTAAAAACGGGGAGCCAGTTCCTTTACGAGTAGCAGAAGTAAATAGAATGTTAGGTAAAGTAGACGAGTTAGCTGTTTCAACAGATACTCAAGCAATACCGTTCAGCTTAGGAGAAACAGTGAAGGTTATTGACGGGCCTTTCAATGGTTTCAATGGTACAGTTGAAAAAATAAATGAAGAAAAGCGTAAACTTGAAGTAATGGTGAAAATTTTCGGAAGAAAAACACCTTTAGAGTTAAGTTTTATGCAAGTTGAAAAAGTATAA
- the rplL gene encoding 50S ribosomal protein L7/L12 — protein sequence MADLKQFAEQLVNLTVKEVNELATILKDEYGIEPAAAAVVVAAGGAGEAGGASEQSEFTVVLKDAGASKLAVVKLVKELTGLGLKEAKDVVDGAPSNVKEGVSKEEAEGLKKSLEEAGAVVELK from the coding sequence ATGGCAGATTTGAAACAATTCGCAGAACAATTAGTTAATTTAACAGTAAAAGAAGTTAACGAATTAGCAACAATATTAAAAGATGAGTATGGTATTGAGCCTGCTGCTGCAGCTGTAGTAGTTGCTGCTGGTGGTGCTGGTGAAGCTGGTGGTGCTTCTGAGCAATCAGAATTCACAGTAGTATTGAAAGATGCTGGTGCTTCTAAATTAGCAGTTGTTAAGTTAGTAAAAGAACTTACAGGTTTAGGTTTGAAAGAAGCTAAAGATGTAGTTGACGGTGCTCCAAGCAACGTTAAAGAAGGTGTTTCTAAAGAAGAGGCTGAAGGTCTTAAAAAATCTTTAGAAGAAGCTGGAGCTGTTGTTGAGTTAAAATAA
- the rplJ gene encoding 50S ribosomal protein L10 — translation MTREEKSIAIEDLTAQLAGTNVIYVSDISGLNAETTSDLRRACFKAGIKLEVVKNTLLAKAMEASDNDYGDLPSVLTGNSAIFIADIANAPGKIIKDFRKKSDKPVLKGAYINSEVYIGDDQLDALATIKSKEELIGEIIGLLQSPAQRVISALQNHFKDEEVA, via the coding sequence ATGACTAGAGAAGAAAAATCAATCGCGATTGAAGATTTAACTGCACAGTTAGCTGGTACAAATGTTATTTATGTATCTGATATTTCTGGATTAAATGCAGAGACTACTTCAGACTTAAGAAGAGCTTGTTTTAAAGCAGGTATTAAATTAGAGGTTGTAAAAAATACATTGCTTGCAAAAGCAATGGAAGCTTCTGATAATGATTATGGTGATTTACCATCAGTTTTAACTGGTAATAGCGCTATTTTTATTGCAGATATAGCAAATGCACCTGGAAAAATTATTAAAGATTTCAGAAAAAAATCAGATAAGCCTGTATTAAAAGGAGCTTATATTAATTCTGAAGTTTACATTGGAGACGATCAGTTAGATGCTTTGGCAACTATCAAATCGAAAGAAGAACTTATTGGCGAAATCATTGGATTACTTCAATCACCAGCACAACGAGTTATTTCTGCTCTTCAAAACCACTTCAAAGACGAAGAGGTTGCTTAA
- the secE gene encoding preprotein translocase subunit SecE — translation MTKVVNYISEAFEELKSNVTWPSWSEVQRLTIIVAVFSVVFALATWGVDEFFAKALAGFFNWIKA, via the coding sequence ATGACAAAAGTTGTTAATTACATATCGGAAGCATTCGAAGAGTTAAAGTCTAATGTAACTTGGCCATCTTGGTCAGAAGTTCAGCGTTTGACAATTATTGTTGCTGTTTTTTCAGTTGTATTTGCCTTGGCAACTTGGGGGGTAGATGAATTTTTTGCTAAAGCATTAGCTGGATTTTTTAACTGGATAAAAGCTTAA
- the rplK gene encoding 50S ribosomal protein L11 — protein MAKEIGKVVKLQVKGGAANPSPPVGPALGAAGVNIMEFCKQFNARTQDKPGKVCPVVITVYKDKSFDFVVKTPPAAVQLMEAAKLKSGSGEPNRRKVASVTWEQIRTIAEDKMPDLNAFTIESAMSMVAGTARSMGITVSGEAPF, from the coding sequence ATGGCTAAAGAAATTGGTAAAGTAGTTAAACTACAAGTTAAGGGAGGTGCTGCGAACCCGTCGCCACCGGTTGGACCTGCTTTAGGAGCTGCTGGGGTAAACATCATGGAGTTTTGTAAGCAGTTTAATGCTAGAACTCAAGATAAACCTGGCAAAGTATGCCCAGTGGTAATCACTGTGTATAAAGACAAATCATTTGATTTTGTCGTTAAGACTCCTCCAGCGGCCGTTCAGTTAATGGAAGCTGCAAAGCTTAAATCTGGTTCTGGTGAGCCTAATCGTAGAAAAGTAGCTAGCGTTACTTGGGAACAAATTAGAACTATTGCTGAAGACAAAATGCCAGACTTAAACGCATTCACTATTGAATCTGCTATGAGTATGGTTGCTGGAACAGCTAGATCTATGGGTATAACTGTATCAGGAGAAGCTCCTTTTTAA